GCACCGGATCTGCGCGACGACCGCCATGACGGCCTCCACCCCGAGCACCAACGCGGCCACCAGCCCGCACACCGCCAACGCGGCCTCGACCGTCGCCGCGCCCCGATCGCCACCCGCCACGTGCCGACCACCGGCCACCGCGCCCCGATCGCCACCCCTCACGTGCCGACCACCGGCCGCCGCGTCCCGATCGCCGGTTACCGCGTCCCGGCCGCCGGCCGTCACGTCCCCGCCGTGAAGGCCTTTTGCAGCAACCCCTGCAACAGGCCCATCACCCAGTCGCCCTTCAACACCACCAGCAGCACCGTCGCCAACCCGGCGGCGGCAAGCGTCCCGATGGCGTACTCGGCGGTGGTCATCCCCTTGTCGTTCAACATCTCCCTCTCCTTTGTCTACAGTGGACATTCACCAACTCGCGGTCACCTGCCCGGCCAACCCCAGCACCACGGGCACGACACCCAGGCACAGGAAGGCGGGCAGGAAGCACAGCGCCAACGGACCCGCCACCAGCACCGCGGCCCGTTGCGCCCGAGCCTCGGCCTGGTCGGCGGCACGCGTGCGCAGGTCGGCGGCGAGGTCGGCCACGGCGCCGGCCAACGCCGCACCCGATCGGGCACTGCGCCGTGCCGCGCGGGCCAGCGGCGCGGTGTCGGGGTGGCCCAGTGCCGGCGCCCAGGCCGTCACCGGGTCGGCACCCAGCCGCAGCAGGTCCCCGACGGTGCGCAGGTGCCCGGCGGGTTCGGGCGGGACCCCGGGCAGCACCGCCGCCACGGCCGTCGCCACCGGGAGCCCCGACCGCAGGGCCGCCGCCAGCAGGTCCCAGGCGGTGGGCAGCGCGAACGGGTCCGGCGGTGGCCGGGTCGGCGCCCGGACCCGTCCGGGCCGAGGTCTCAGCCGGGTGATCGGGCTAGGACGGCCGGGGTACAGCAGGAGTGCCACGGCCAGCAGCAGGAACGTCACGCCGTCACCTCCTTGGTGAGGTGCGCGCTCCACCGCAGTCCGGCACACACCAGCGCCACACCGACGACCAGCAGCCCCTGGCCGAGCCCGCTGCCGGTCAGGACGCCCAACGGGTGCGAGCCGGTCAGCTCACCCAGCAGGACGCCGAGCACGGGCAACGCCGCCAACACCGCCGCACTCGCGCGCGGACCGGCCATCCGGGCGTGCACGTGACGCACGAACCCGGCCCGTCGCCGGAGGTCGTCGCGCACGGCCTCCAGGACGTCGGCGAGCGGCACCCCGTGGTCACCGGACAACCGCCACGCCCGCGCGAGTTGCCGAACCCCGACGTGCGCACTCTCGTTGTCCGCTAACGCTTTCTCGACGTCACCACCACGCCGGGCCGTGGCCGCGACGGTCGCGAACACCTCCGCCGCCGGCGGCTCGGCGTCCTCGGCCGCCCCGAGTGCCGCCCGCGCCGGGTCGGCCCCCGACCGCAACTCGGCCACGAACGCCGCCAACCCTTCGGCGATCGCCTGCCGGGCCGCCCGTTCCACCCGCTCCTTCCGCCGATCGACGTGCAACCGCCACAGAGTCAGCCCGAGCAACGCCCCGGCCAGGACACCACCGATGCCGAGCAGCAACCCGACCACCGCCCCGAGCCCCACCGCGACCGGCCCACGCACTACTCGCGGAACCCACCGCCGGACTTCCAGCGGCAGTTGGCGCGGAAGATCCGTTGAGCTCCAGCGGATCGGCGACCCACGCCGTCCTTTCCCGGACCGGCCGTCGCCGGCCAGGTCCGCCGGGCGTCCCCGGCACAGGGCGCGGAGTCGGCGGCGGGCTGTCGGAGGCGGCGCGGCCAGGAGGGCCAGGGCGATCAAGAACAAGGTCATGGCCAGCCCACCAATCCCCTGAGCCCGACGCCCGCCGGGTGCCAGCCCTCGCCCAGCCGCCAGGCCGGCCGGACCTCCAGCACGTCGTGCTTGCGCTCGAACACCCCGATCTCGGCCAGCCGCCGGGTGCCGTCCGCGTCGCGCCGCATGTGCAGCACGACCTTCACCGCGGCCGCGACCTGGCTGTGCGCGGCCCGCCGGTCCAGGCCGCCCAAGGCCGCCAACGCCTCCAGCCGCGCGGGCACCTCGGCGGGCGAGTTCGCGTGCAGGGTCCCCGCGCCACCGTCGTGACCGGTGTTGAAGGCGGTGAGCAGGTCCACCACCTCCGCGCCGCGCACCTCGCCGACCACGATCCGGTCCGGCCGCATCCGCAGCGCCTGCCGGACCAGGTCCCGCACCGTGACCCGGCCCGCGCCCTCGACGTTCGCGCCGCGCGCCAGCAGCCGCACGAACTGCGGGTGGTCCGGCTCCAGCTCACCGGCGTCCTCGACGCACACGATCCGCTGGTCGTGCGGCACGCAGCCGAGCAGAGCCGCGAGCAGGGTCGTCTTGCCCGACCCGGTGCCGCCGACCACCAGGAACGCCAGCCGCGCCCGCACCACCGCCCGCAGCACCTCGGCCGTGGCCGCGTCGAACGTCCCGCGCTCGCCCAACGCCGCCAGGTCGTGGCTGGCCGGTCGCAGCACGCGCAGCGACAGGCATGTGGACGGCACTATCGGCGGCAAGACCGCGTGCAGCCGCACCGCTCCCGGCAGCCAGCCGTCGACGTACGGCACGGCGTCATCCAACCGCCGCCCGGCCACCACGGCGAGCCGCTGCGCCAACCTCCGCACGGCTGTCTCGTCGGTGAACGTCACGTCCGTCCGCCGCAGCCCGCCTGTCCCGTCCACCCACACCTGGTCCGGTGCCGTGACCAGCACGTCGGTCGTCCCGGGGTCGCGCAGCAACGGCTCCAGCACGCCGGCCCCGACGAACTCGCGCCGCAGCGCCGTCAACGCCCGCTGGACGTCCTCGTCGCTGACGACACCGCCGGCCTCGCCCCGGACCGCGGCGGCGACGGACGCCGACGACAACTCCGCGCGCCCATCGGCCAACCGCTGCCGGACCCGCTCCACGAGGTCGCTCATCACCCACCCCCGACTTCGGAGAAGGCTCGGACGTCCTTGTGCCGCAACGGACTCGCGTCCAAGGCCGCCAGGATCTCGCGCGCCGCCTTCGCCAGGGGCCCGCGTGTCCGCACCGGGAAGCGGCCCTGGTCCAGGGCTGTGGACAGGCGCGGCTCGGAGCGCATGGTCGTGAGCAGCGGCACGCCCACCGCCTCCGCCACCTCCGCCGGGCGGATGCCGCCCGGCGCGGGCGTGCGGACCACCGCGTGCAGGCTCACCCCGCGTTCCACGACCTGGTCGGCGACCCGCCTGGCCGCCGCGCACGCGCGCACCTCCGCCGGCACGACCAGGACCGCCAGGTCGGCGCGGTCGAGGGCCGCGCGGGCCGCGGGCGGCAGTTGGCGCGGGACGTCGCAGACCACGGTCTCCCCGGACCGACGCCCCGCCTCGACCACGGCGGCCACCGCCTGCGGTGCCGGCCCGGGACCGTTCCGGGAACAGGACAAGAAGGACAACGTGCCGCCCGCACGGGTCAGCCCCGGCAAGGCTGTGCGCAGCGCCGACGCGGGCACCCGGCCCCCGCTCAACGCCACATCGGGCCAGCGCACGCCCGACTCCGACTCCGCTCCCAGCGCCAGGTCCAGCCCGCCGCCCAGCGGGTCGCAGTCCACCAGCAGCGCCCGGCCGCTCCGGTGCAGCACCGCCTGCCCCACGGCGGTGGCCAGCACCGACGCGCCCGCGCCGCCGCAGCCGCCGAGCACGGCCAGCACCCGCCCACCGTCCAGCGGTGTCTCGACCAGGTCCGCGAGGGCCGTGCGCAACGCGTCCGGCCCGACGGACACGTCGATCACCCGTTCCACGCCCAACTCGACCGCGCACGGCCAGACCGCGGCGTCGGGCGGTCCGTTCGACGCCAGGAGCACCCCCGGCCGTCTCGGCAGCGCCGCGAAGGCGCACGCCCGCGCGCCCTCCGGGTCCAGGACCACCGCCGGCGCGGTGTGCCAGTGCCCGCGCAGCGCCGACACGTCGGCCACCCGCTCCACCTCGCACCCCGCCACGGCGGCGGCCTGCAACACCTCGTCCAGCAATTCCGGCTCGGCCACCAGGGCCACCACCCGCTCCACAGCTCCTCCTCGGTCCGGCTCGGGTCCGCACTGGCGTCCACGCTCCCGACCGGTGAGCAAGGCCACAACGCCGGTTGCTCGATCTGTGGACAACTCGAGGCCTGTGGACAACTCCGAAGCCGCACGGTTGCGGATTGGGAGCCGGCGAAAAGAAGGCGCGCGTGAAGGCGCGGACAACGCCCGGAACAGGGCAGAGGTATGGCGGGAGGAATCTTCGAACCGACCCCGGACATGGGACGACCCCCGCCAGGGGGGAGGGACGGGGGTCGTCGATGGTTCAGTCCCGGGGGGTCGGACTGAACCCGTCCGGTCGCGCCGGACCCGTCTACTGTATCCCCACGGGACAGGGTCTTGCGTGTCTTCCGTTAGAGGGACACGAGAATTTCGGTAGACCGCCACCACGTCAGGTTCGTAAAGCGGCGAATTATGGCTGCCGACCACCCCGTCGGAACCGCCCTTAAGCTGGTGCCGTGACCGAGCACGCCACCGAAGGCAGCCGAGTCGCCGCGTTCTTCGACCTGGACAAGACGGTCATCGCCAAGTCGAGCACGTTGGCGTTCAGCCGACCCTTCTTCCAAGAGGGTTTGATCAACCGGCGTGCGGTGCTGAAGAGCGCCTACGCGCAGTTCGTCTTCATGCTGGCCGGCGCCGACGCCGACCAGATGGACCGGATGCGCTCGCACATCACCGCGCTGTGCGCGGGCTGGGACGTCGAGCAGGTTCGCTCGATCGTGGACGAAACTCTGCACGACATCGTCGACCCGTTGGTCTACAAGGAAGCCACGCAGCTCATCAGCGACCACAAGAGCGAAGGCCACGACGTGGTCGTCGTCTCCGCGTCCGGCGAGGAACTGGTGGCGCCTATCTCCACGATGGTCGGCGCGACGCACAGCGTGGGCACCCGGATGGTCGTCACGGACGGCCGCTACTCGGGTGACGTCGACTTCTACTGCGCGGGAGAGAACAAGGCGGTCGCCGCCAAGCAGCTCGCCGAGGAGCACGACTACGACCTCACCCGCTGCTACGCGTACTCGGACTCGATCACCGACCTCCCGTTGCTGGAGGCCGTGGGCCACCCGACCGTGGTCAACCCGGACCGTGCGCTGCGCAAGGTCGCCGCCCAGCGCGGCTGGCCCGTTCTGACCTTCTCCGACCCCGTGTCGCTGCGCGCCCGCATTCCCCGCCCCTCGGGTACCGCGGTCGCCGTGACCGCGATCGGGTTGGGCGCGGCGACGGCTGCGGGCGTGGCCTGGTACGGGCTGCGCCGGCGTCGTCGGAGCTGATTCACCCCCGAGTGCCCCGGACAGCGGTACCGACCATGGTGTCCGCTTCGAAAACGGTGTCAGACAAGAAGATCCGCTACTTTCGGTGGCTTGACCGGTGCACCCCATCGAGCCCTTGATGTGACGGCGCACACGGATTACAAAGGAAGTGCGGACCTCGGGTCGGCCAGGGACGGAGCAGAGGAGAAGCACCGTTCACCCCGACAGGGCTCCGTGCGCGGACTTCGAGCACCCACGCGCAGCACGCCGCGGGAGGCTTGTCGTCTAGGGCCTGCGTACCGGGACGCCGGACGCCGAGGCCAGGGTTGTACGACACGAGTTGCACGCTTGGTAACTCGAAAGCCCGCGCCGCCGGCCGTGGCCTCTCCTCCGGGAGGGGCCACGGCCTGTTTCTGCGCCAGAAACCCCCGATCGAGTGACTCGCCCGGGGCCGGTTTTTGTCGGTGCTCCTCCGCATCATGGCCACGCAGCGCAACCCGTTGACCCGTCCCTGTGACGTGAGTAACTTTCCGCATGCGTCCACCTGTTGGTGGAGAATTGCCAGATGGGGAGGCCACCGTGCTCCGACCGCTCGCGCTCGCCGCCCTGGCGGCGGCGTCCCTCGTCGTGCCGCCGGCGACCGCCGACCCGGTCCAGGCGCAGTCCGTCGGCGCGCTCCTGCGCGGGCTGACCCTGGAGCAGAAGGTGGGCCAGCTGTTCGTCACCCACCTCAACGGCCAGGCCCCCGACGAGGCGCACCCCAACAACCAGAAGGACTTCGGCGTCGACACCCCCGCCGAGGTGGTCGCGAAGTACCAGCCCGGCGGCGTCATCTACTTCAACAACTCCAGCCGCGACAACATCGACACCCCGCGCCAGATCGCCCACCTCTCCAACGGCCTCCAGCGCGCGAGCCGCATCCCGCTGGCCATCGCCACCGACCAGGAGATGGGCATCGTCACCCGCATCGGCGCGCCCGCCACCCAGTTCCCCGGCAACATGGCGCTCGGCGCGGGCCGCAGCGCCGCCGACGCCGAACGGGCCGCCGCCATCACCGCGCGCGAACTGCGCGCGATGGGCGTGAACCAGAACTTCGCGCCGGACGCGGACGTGAACTCCAACCCGGCCAACCCGGTGATCGGGGTGCGCTCCTACTCCGGCGACCCGGCGCTGGCCGCCGAACTCGCCGCCGCCCAGGTCCGCGGCTACCAGCAGCGGTTCCTGTCCCGCCACGGCGTCGCCGCCACGGCCAAGCACTTCCCCGGCCACGGCGACACGGATGAAGACAGCCACACCACCCTGCCGAAGGTCGACCGGACGGTCGAGCAGTGGCGGCAGTTGGACGCGCCGCCGTTCAAGGCCGCCGTCGAGGCGGGCATCGACTCGATCATGACCGCCCACATCAAGGTGCCGAAGATCGACCCGTCCGGTGAGCCGGCCACCCTGTCCAAGCCCGCGCTCGACCTGCTGCGCCGCGAACTGGGCTACGACGGTGTGATCATCACCGACTCGCTCCAGATGGCGGGCGTGCGGCAGCTGCACCCCGACGCGGAGATCCCCGTGCTGGCGCTGAAGGCGGGCGTCGACCAGCTGCTGATGCCGATGAACCTGGGCGTCGCGGTGGAGAGCGTGCTCGCCGCCGTCCGCAGCGGTGAGCTGACCGAGGAGCGCATCGACCAGAGCGTGCTGCGCATCCTGCGCATGAAGTTCCTGCGCGGCATCCTCACCGGTCCGCTCGTCGACGAGGACAAGGTGGACACGGCGGTCGGCACACCCGAGCACCTGGCCGCAGCGCAGGCGATCACCGACCGCACGGTCACCGCCGTGCGCAACCGGGACCTGCCGCTGGCCGCCAAGCCGGCCGCCGCGCTGGTCACGGGCTGGGGCGAGACCACCACCCGCACCCTCGCCGGGTTCCTCGGCGGCACCGCCCTGCCCACCGGCAGCGCGCCCACGGAGACACAGATCGCCGCCGCCGTGCAGGCTGCGGGCAGTGCCGACCTCGTCGTGGTGCTGACCAACGCCCTGTCCCGGCAGCCCGCGCAGCAGGCGCTGGTGACCAGGTTGCTGGCCACCGGCAAGACCGTGGTGGCGGTGGCCGTGCAGAACCCGTACGACGTGGCCTACACCGCCGCGCCGAACTGGCTGGCCACCTACTCCTACAGCGCGGTGTCCATGGCGGCGCTGGCGCGCGTGATCACCGGCGAGGTGCGGCCGGCGGGCAAGCTGCCGGTGGCCGTGCCAGGTCCGACGTCGTACCCGTTCGGCCACGGCCTGGGCTG
This DNA window, taken from Saccharothrix variisporea, encodes the following:
- the ssd gene encoding septum site-determining protein Ssd, yielding MERVVALVAEPELLDEVLQAAAVAGCEVERVADVSALRGHWHTAPAVVLDPEGARACAFAALPRRPGVLLASNGPPDAAVWPCAVELGVERVIDVSVGPDALRTALADLVETPLDGGRVLAVLGGCGGAGASVLATAVGQAVLHRSGRALLVDCDPLGGGLDLALGAESESGVRWPDVALSGGRVPASALRTALPGLTRAGGTLSFLSCSRNGPGPAPQAVAAVVEAGRRSGETVVCDVPRQLPPAARAALDRADLAVLVVPAEVRACAAARRVADQVVERGVSLHAVVRTPAPGGIRPAEVAEAVGVPLLTTMRSEPRLSTALDQGRFPVRTRGPLAKAAREILAALDASPLRHKDVRAFSEVGGG
- a CDS encoding glycoside hydrolase family 3 protein, with translation MRPPVGGELPDGEATVLRPLALAALAAASLVVPPATADPVQAQSVGALLRGLTLEQKVGQLFVTHLNGQAPDEAHPNNQKDFGVDTPAEVVAKYQPGGVIYFNNSSRDNIDTPRQIAHLSNGLQRASRIPLAIATDQEMGIVTRIGAPATQFPGNMALGAGRSAADAERAAAITARELRAMGVNQNFAPDADVNSNPANPVIGVRSYSGDPALAAELAAAQVRGYQQRFLSRHGVAATAKHFPGHGDTDEDSHTTLPKVDRTVEQWRQLDAPPFKAAVEAGIDSIMTAHIKVPKIDPSGEPATLSKPALDLLRRELGYDGVIITDSLQMAGVRQLHPDAEIPVLALKAGVDQLLMPMNLGVAVESVLAAVRSGELTEERIDQSVLRILRMKFLRGILTGPLVDEDKVDTAVGTPEHLAAAQAITDRTVTAVRNRDLPLAAKPAAALVTGWGETTTRTLAGFLGGTALPTGSAPTETQIAAAVQAAGSADLVVVLTNALSRQPAQQALVTRLLATGKTVVAVAVQNPYDVAYTAAPNWLATYSYSAVSMAALARVITGEVRPAGKLPVAVPGPTSYPFGHGLGW
- a CDS encoding DUF4244 domain-containing protein; protein product: MLNDKGMTTAEYAIGTLAAAGLATVLLVVLKGDWVMGLLQGLLQKAFTAGT
- a CDS encoding TadA family conjugal transfer-associated ATPase translates to MMSDLVERVRQRLADGRAELSSASVAAAVRGEAGGVVSDEDVQRALTALRREFVGAGVLEPLLRDPGTTDVLVTAPDQVWVDGTGGLRRTDVTFTDETAVRRLAQRLAVVAGRRLDDAVPYVDGWLPGAVRLHAVLPPIVPSTCLSLRVLRPASHDLAALGERGTFDAATAEVLRAVVRARLAFLVVGGTGSGKTTLLAALLGCVPHDQRIVCVEDAGELEPDHPQFVRLLARGANVEGAGRVTVRDLVRQALRMRPDRIVVGEVRGAEVVDLLTAFNTGHDGGAGTLHANSPAEVPARLEALAALGGLDRRAAHSQVAAAVKVVLHMRRDADGTRRLAEIGVFERKHDVLEVRPAWRLGEGWHPAGVGLRGLVGWP
- a CDS encoding HAD-IB family hydrolase; its protein translation is MTEHATEGSRVAAFFDLDKTVIAKSSTLAFSRPFFQEGLINRRAVLKSAYAQFVFMLAGADADQMDRMRSHITALCAGWDVEQVRSIVDETLHDIVDPLVYKEATQLISDHKSEGHDVVVVSASGEELVAPISTMVGATHSVGTRMVVTDGRYSGDVDFYCAGENKAVAAKQLAEEHDYDLTRCYAYSDSITDLPLLEAVGHPTVVNPDRALRKVAAQRGWPVLTFSDPVSLRARIPRPSGTAVAVTAIGLGAATAAGVAWYGLRRRRRS
- a CDS encoding type II secretion system F family protein, encoding MTFLLLAVALLLYPGRPSPITRLRPRPGRVRAPTRPPPDPFALPTAWDLLAAALRSGLPVATAVAAVLPGVPPEPAGHLRTVGDLLRLGADPVTAWAPALGHPDTAPLARAARRSARSGAALAGAVADLAADLRTRAADQAEARAQRAAVLVAGPLALCFLPAFLCLGVVPVVLGLAGQVTASW
- a CDS encoding type II secretion system F family protein, encoding MTLFLIALALLAAPPPTARRRLRALCRGRPADLAGDGRSGKGRRGSPIRWSSTDLPRQLPLEVRRWVPRVVRGPVAVGLGAVVGLLLGIGGVLAGALLGLTLWRLHVDRRKERVERAARQAIAEGLAAFVAELRSGADPARAALGAAEDAEPPAAEVFATVAATARRGGDVEKALADNESAHVGVRQLARAWRLSGDHGVPLADVLEAVRDDLRRRAGFVRHVHARMAGPRASAAVLAALPVLGVLLGELTGSHPLGVLTGSGLGQGLLVVGVALVCAGLRWSAHLTKEVTA